The DNA window GCGCTCTGGCCTCCTCCTTGAGCCCCACGGTCATGTCAGTGTGGATGAAACCTAaaaggagaaaggaaaaaagttgactgaaaacagaaaaatgaaggcGGTGACGTGCGAAGAGTGTGTGCCAACGCCGTACCTGGAGCCAACAGGTTAACCCGGATGTTACGTGAAGCCACTTCTTTGGCTAGCGACCGAGTGAAACCTTCTAAACCGGCTTTACTGGCACCGTACGCGCACTGGCCACAGTTTCCCTTCAGGCCCACCACAGAGCCTGAAAACACGGCTCCGTTAAGGCAACCAGGTGTGATGGGAACGCATGCAAACACAACTGTTTGTTCCACAAACGATTCAAATCAAATTACCTCAGTGATCTCTTAACATGCATtcctttaaataataataattaaaaaaaacatgtaataaaGGGAATTTTAACGGTTAAATCTTGAGGTTTTCTTGGGAATTACCCGGTCTGAACTCAGTAAACTcgtaaaataatttacaatataatgtaaaaaaaaaaaaataatttagtgcTATTCTATGAATCCCATCTATGTAAGGTCAACGATGTGACTCTGCTGCCTCCTGGTGTCTAAACTGCTAACCTACAGCTAATGTAGAAGCTCTGAAGCAGACCTATGTTAACGATGGCCGCTCCCGGGGTCCGCAGCATGCTGCGCAGTGCGGCCCTGCAGGTCAGCATGGGGCCCAGCAGGTTGGTGTGGAGCACTGCCACCATTTCTTCAGGCTTCGTCCTCAGCAGCAGAGCATCCCTGATGACAGGatcataaatattcatacagCGCCCTACACAGTCACTACCATCCTTAAGAAGCttaaagatattttacataaattaatctTCTTAGGTGTACCTTAATCCAATACtgaatgaaatatatattttggttCTTTGTACAACCACCACTGTCTAACAGGACAGGTTTTCCAGTAACAATTagcacacagagacagagattttTGACCCCTCtaaataattttctccaaaGCGCTCGACTCTTTAACCCAACTCACAGATTTCTAAAAGATTCAAATCTGGGTGCTGatatgttaataataataataataataataataataatagtaactttatttataaaccGCTTCCAAACAACATGCTTAACATTTACAAGGAGATAACAAAAGCCctacagtaaaacaaaacagtttaaaaacataaaataccaCAATAGATATAAAACATCTCGTTTCTGGTGAAGCACTTCTGTGTTCATTTGCTCATTTCTTGATCAACATGTTGACAGTTAATGGAAACCAGGCCCACAGCACCACTGTTCCTCCACCATGCTTATCAGGGGCGCCAGCGGCTTCTTCACATGCCCCTTCTGTGTTTCACACTAAACCAACTTGGAGTATTTGCAGCCAAAAAGCTCAACGTTAGCTAAGCCTGGCTAAATCTAAAATAACTTAAGCATAAATGAAGAAATGCTTAAggtatatttattttagtgaaaTTTTTGTTCCCCGAAATGTACTAAtattaaaagttggatttttaaTGCTatactaaaaatacatttctcttaAGCCTTTCAGCGCATCAGTTATCAAGTTGGGTACACAGGCCGAAATATGTTAATACTTCTAGAAATGCAGCTGAGATTTCTACTCCGCCGCCCACCTGTTGATTCCAGCGGCGTTCACAAGGTAAGCGATGTCTCCACAGGTCTTCTGGATAGTTTCAAAGGTTTCCTGCACCTGTTGCTCCTTAGAGACGTCACAGCTGAAGGCCCTGTGGTCAGCTgaggagcacacacacacacacacacaacatttcTGTGAGTGAGCGAGCCAATGCATTGTTACAATCTGTTCTTAACCAAATGAGCAGACAAACTTCAACTTTTCTGTTTAAACTCTTTAGACCAGCAAGTGTGAAGGGGACCTGTACAGCGAACGGTAGCACAAAGAGTCAGTGTGTATAAAAGACGTTGCATGTGGAAGGTTTTTGTTATGGAGGATATGGCATTCTGTCCACAGAGGCTCTGGCAATGGGgcataaaaatggaaaaacacaagaaaatgttgcttaacACGCGGATAGCTGATACGACAAGAAAAGGTACATAATAATGGTAATTTGCCTGTCCATCCACTTCAAGCATAATTCAGATAAACACAAAGGTCACCACTGGCCCGACGGCGTGCCCCCCATGGACcggaagctgtttgttgtttttacctcagAGTGGCTAACTCTGGTATTCCTATATCGATTTGATACAGTAGGGGCTTCCACACTTCCAATATCAGCACCTTATGTCACGTTTTTCTgccattaaaactgtttaatcgtTGTTAACACGTCGTGACCTGTCTTTCCGAGCAGCCGAGCGTACGAGGCTCGCGCTGGGTTTACACCTGTGCTGCAGCGAAGGAGACCAGCTGCTGCTGGGCAGAGCTACTCAGGTGTGcgttagaatcatggcagcaaaccagcaaaatgcaaagaacTTGGTACAGTTTCCCCCGCAAACTAACCGACtgagttgagtaatgctgttggatgcaggtaatgtaTATACCTGCAtccaagaaagaaagaaagaaagaaagaaaaaaagagagaaggaaggccagacagacagacagacagacaaataaataaataaataaatgtgtgtgtgtgtgccagagAAGTAGCAATGGGAGGACTTGTAATGGGGGGAAGAAGGGGCCGGGCTCGCCCAGGTCTCTTTTCATGCAGAAACCGCCACTGCGTCTTTGCCTCCTTCGCAAATGAAAGCAAAGTTTTTCACCCTGATACATGTTCACGAATTACAGCACCTCCGTGTAGGGCAGCCACAGCAGCCTCGGCTGCCTCCTGGTTCCTGGAGACCACTGCCACCCTGCAGCCCCTCTCTGCCAGCAGGCGGGCCACAGCCTCCCCAATCCCCCTGGAGCCTCCACAGACCACCGCCAGCCTGGACATGACCCTACCGGGGAGGACACAATCCCACCCGAACAGTTGGAGGGAAAACTATCATTTTCAGCAAAGTAGCCTGGgattattaaaatgtcttcGGCTCAATGTAACAACTGTCATTTATAATTGACACACTTCATCTCTGTGACATTTTACACATACAACTGGTTCTTACCTTATTTCGTTCTGTCAAACCTCATCAGCTGCCTTGTCTGGCTTAGTAAAGCGAGACCAGCATTTATTCTGAATACACAGACGCCGCCATGTTTCCGAGCCTATATATGCGTTTCTAAGCACCAGCCAACAGAGGGCGCTGTGGGCCCACTGGAAACAGACACACCGGTTGAAAATGTCGCTTTCCTACTAGTTTGTTTGAAGTAATATTTTCGATAAGTATTATGCAGCCAGAATGTTTTAATTGAATCACAATTTTCGAAGAAGTATATAAAAGGCGGAAGTAAAACTTTAGAGAAAGCATGGTCGTGACTTGACAACAGGAAATGCTCAGTAGTTGTCTAAAATGGGGTTCAGTTTCATACCTACTGAATTTATTAATCACATTACAATCCTAAGATTGAAAGTATTTTGTGATACTTAACACAAAAGTTTTGctgtaaaaaggaaaagatattttatttgacaatttttttaaaaagtattccCAAACCTACAACATACTGGCTGGAAGTGGGGGGACCAGCAGGTCAACAACTTCAAATTCACACCCACAGCTGCAATGGAATGATTAAGACGAAAGTAAACATTTGTGCTAAAGTGGCCTTTAGCACAAATGTTAAGTCCAGAACAAAATACTATTGATAATTTGCTGCAAGACTTGTAAGTCAATGTGAACAGACACACTGCACTTCAGATATATAGagcaaagaaacatttcagtctttaaaaGTGCAAAGCTACCATTAAgagcaatataaaaaaaaaagctcatcataggagaaaaaagcaaaagacaacAGCCTGCATTGCAGAAAAATGAGTAATGACAGGAATGGGTGGCCTTGCCCCACACCTGAACATCACACTGGTTCTCTGCAAGATTTATCTGCTGAAGTTAAACAACATTAACGTGTAGAACACCTTTGCCCCCCCGGAGTCCTGTGAATCATATCCTCTCTGCAGCAGAAATCAGCGTGTGTTTTAAACGTCCCAGCTCCTCAACACGGTGTTCCTGACTGTAGTCTAGCTGCAGAGCCAGATTGGATTTGTATTCACATCACCTCCCGAACACATTACTCCTCTCTGTCACACCTTTGTGATCCAGTGATCCTTGCCAGCAGAGCTGTGTACTTTTTCTAACGCACAAACACTcctaggacaaaaaaaaaaaagttttcattgaTTTTCTGAAAGCGTTTTCCAGAAGACATTGCAGTCCTGAGAGAAAATGTACCTTCTGTTCGTCcttcacaaacaaaatctgaacaGGAACAACCTGATGCTGAGCTCCTGAACTACATTCAGTCCTCAAAAGCTATTTTTGAACCACCTACTGTACCACGGcttctatttttaaacacatcCCAACCCTCCATGCACACACCAAATGGAACAGAAAATTATGCAAATGCATACTGAAGTTAGAATCTATGTCGATTATATATGCTCTTGTTCTTATTTCTGCTGCCAAGTACATACAGTCTTGAGCTCGTATATCAGAATAACCTATTACCATGGTAACCCGACCACTGCAGGGGACTGAGTGCAACACGATGACCTCTGTGGTGCATGTCAGCTCCTGTCAGTGTTTCCCAGCCGAGCACACCGGGGGAGGCTCACCTCTGCCTGAGAGGCTCTTCGTGGAAACAATGACCGCATGTACCCAAACTCGCTCCAACTGTGTCCTCTGAGGAAAaaccagagctgctgctgcgtGTGCATGCATACCGAGCAGAACCTTAAcatggatgtaaaaaaaatacagctgctTCCACACTTATTGGCTCCACCGGTTTAggaagatttcaaaataaattcattagaGAAACaacctcaaactgaaaaaattacaaacataaGTTTGGGTGTATTTATTTGATGGGGAAAAGCAATTTCCtggaaatgtatatatatattttaatacaatcTCACAATCTCTCtcgttttaaagttttatgctTTATTTCCAGTGACTCAGGGTGTCTAAGAAACTGCAATTATTAACCCGTGGCTTTCCGTTTCTGAGAATCTAATGCAGCAGTGACCTATTCACCACGGTGACTCCTTAAAATGGGAAAGCCAAGAAAACATGGCTGCAAAGTCATCAACTCAGTGCCTAAACCTAAAGAAATGATGGAATAAAAGGAGTCGTTTTTAAACCCTCTTCACAAGGGCCACCGCTGCGTTGCTGTCAATCAACACTTCTGTACGTCTGTACTCCTAATTTGGCCAGGAAAAAACGCCACATTaccataaaaaacagaaaacctcaacaaaatatggaaacagtttgattttattgttacagattttttttgtttgttttacaaaatatgtgaCTCCCTCAAATgcttcagaatatttttttttattttcacataacAGGCATGATGTGCCAAATAATTAGATTTCAGTTTTACTAGTTTTAGGCATAAAACAGACTAAttaagacaacaacaacaaaaaaaaaatcaagtaagTCACCTTGGCGTATAAACAACATGTTAGACTGGATGAGGCAAACACTGTTTGCCGATGCTCAGAAATGAATGAACAGAGTTGAGAGTTACTCCAAGAAGCACTTCATGTTTGCAAACTGTGCAGCATATGCATGAGAAGACAAACAGATATTGGTGAAATTAGCAATGCCTTGACAGTGCGTACGTCAGTAGAAATTTGTGCATTTGTGCCTTTTTGGGTAAGATGAAAGGCTAACTGGTGAAAGAGACGAGAGGTTTGAGCAAATAGTCTGAGGTTGGTGTGATTGCCAAGACATCAGATTCATTCTActtaaaaaggacaaaaaaacaaaaaacaaacaagaccTGGACAGTGACGTGTACCATCGTTCTCCACATATCAGGCAAATTATAACATATTCCAGCAGTCAGTCACACAGTGGTCCCCCTTAATGAACAACgaaaggcaaaaaaaacaaaaaaacattaaaaatgtgtgctTGAAATTCTGGGTCCCCATATTAAAAGCCAAAGTTGGCACAAGTGAACATTAAAATCTGAACAGGCTTCAGACGAAGACAATGTGAAAAGGTCAAATTGCACTAACCGTGTCGGTCGGTCTACGATAACATGAAGGACTGCATGTACTTGATAATGATTTTAGAGAAATGTTTCCTCCTGCTGTACTCAGTCTAACTCAGCTAATTTCATTTCATCTTATGCTTAATGAGCCACAAATGTGACACAAACCCCCTCAAATCACAATATATTAAAAGGAATTCAAGTCTgtatcacatttaaaaagaaaattaaataaagggCTCAAAGTGATTGATTTCGATAAAAATCTGAGATTCCACAGAATCACACAACACGCCTCTTCCTGTGGAGTGATACGTCGTGCTACTTTAGGCAAACAGTCTGCGCTTCGGTCAGCAGTGTGCTTTGTTGCCGCAAGTCACATTAGGAAAGAGTTATTagtgtttaaaaacagaaatcccaGTGAAGAGTTACTGTGTCAGGTCAGTCATAAGCTCTCCCAGCAACAGATGTCGGCCAATGAAATGCCTCGCAGagataaatatacaaaaacacaatctgttttgtttctgaaatgcaATGTCGCTCTAGTGATGCAGAGCTCTGTCTGGGTTCGGCTACTGTCAGGGGGTCAGGAGAGCAGCTACTCTGGTCAGTGAATATATTAGCCAAAACGTACAAAAACTACTTTCAACCGCAAAAAAGTTCATCTGGAGTGTAAATTTTTAAGACGTTAACATCCTCACCTTCCGTCCAGTCGGTGGATTTTTTACTAACGACATGCAAATATTTGATCTTTGAAGGTAAAAGCATCGAACAGCAACCTCCACCACACCTCAGGAAAGGACAACaaatagtcataaaaaaaaaaaaaatctgcccaATGGCACAGAAATATTTAGTCATGTGCAGCATTCACAAATTTGAGCTTTGAGGATTCACACGTGCAATACAGCAGATCTCACTTCTACTCCTCTTGTTCAGGTAATGGGAGCAGGAGAGGATtcggttttgttgttgttcttacGGTGCAGCGCCCTCGTTTGTTCCAGTCACCTCCATCTCCCTGCTGATAGCTTGAAACAATGATAAAACCTTCACCAGCAGGCCAACAGAAGAAGCACTACGAACAGGGTCAATTATGACATAAGGCATGTGCACGacttaaagggatagttcaggGGTTTTCCAAGTGTATTGAACGGAGTTCctgtttttcagattattttagttGTTCTAAACTTATCCAGAACCGAAACATAAAAGAAACCATTTCCAAATTTTCACATCTATAAGAAAACTATGATTAACAAGCTTTTATGACAGATAACATCTTGCATGTGGAAGCTAACTCTGTTAGCATCTTCATTAAGTATAAATCCATGATAACTGATCCTGGAGgctgaagctaacagctagtcCAAGACCAAAATGGACTTCTTAGTGTCAAAATAACTCCAATTTTAATAGCactgtaacatttttttattttttttgcaaacccTCTTCCATTGGTTAATTACACAGGAAACTGAGGTAGTGGGTCAGTCGCCACGTCAGAGTGACTACTTTATAGAAAAGTCCTGTAGCGTTAAGAAAAAACACCCCAATAAAATAGTGTCCACTTGCAGCTgtactatttttgctttttacactgctttacttttatataaaagtagaaatacttcactAGTTACTTTCCTGTTTCACGCAGGAACACTGATACTGGCGCACCAACTTCTACTTCCATTTCTAGTATAAATAGTCACTGGACTTAGTGGAAATAATCGGctgatttaaatgtgacaaCAGCTTAAAGGttcttgtaaaacaaataaataaataagaggaGTTCATAAaagctgctttgttgttttgagaccagaGTCGTTTTAAATCTACTTTAGTTTTGACCCTGTTGGACTTCAGCTAATCTGGATTTATCCTGACTGAAGACACCTAAAGGAGTTAATCACTGCATGTAAGATGTTTACTGCTTATAACTTTACAACTCCAGAACTATCCCTTCAATCTCTCGATGTCTAGCTTCATAAAACGTCAACATGAAATaagttaaaaagtgaaacaatcGGATGAATATTTCATATGGGTTGTTTCAGAACCGGTTACGGTTGTGTCCGTATGTACGATAAAGTGAGGAACAGTACAAGGCACCCATTTTACAGCTGAGTTgttacaaatatataaataaccaagaaaaaaacagaaaggtttATGAGTAGTGTGCTATTTTCGCCACCTAACTCTGTCCACTGtgccttttttaataaaagaaaatgtatttctctcCCCCAGCTCTGAGCGACTTTAACTTCAAGTGTTGTTGGTTCTCTCAGCAGCGTTCACGCCGGGTCGTAACGATGGTGAGCGATGAGCCCATCTCTGGCTAGATGCTGTCCACAAAGCTGCCGGGGAACAGGCCGGTCCTGCCGTTCCTCTGCAGCGTGCCTTTGAACCAGCCGTCCTCCCTCTTCCTGTGAACAAACACAATGTCTCCCTCCTTCAGTTCCAGCTCGGCCTCGCTCTGCGGGGGATATGACACCACCACCCTGTACCTGGGGAGGACAGCCAGAGGCACAGTCAGACACTCCAACGCACCGCTTCAAAGACAACCGAGCCGTCCTCGTATAACGTTACACCTTCTGAATCTGGGACAGACAGGACAATACGGCGAAACTTTCACATCAGTACCTCTCGCATATGATGGGACGTGCGTCGTGTTGATGTGATAAAAGAGAGGAGCAGGGCTGCCGAGGGGGCGGAGCGATGGGGGCGCATCCGTCGAGAGGGCCGCTCCTCCGGTGAGACGACTCCggaatggaggaggaggaggaggaggaggaggaggaggaggatgacgaAGCAACGGCAGCAGGTTCAGGCTCGGGGCAGCTGGCTGAGGTCGAGGGAGGGGAGGTGTCGGGACCCACCGCGCCGTGCAGCACCTCTCCAGCTGCAGCCTGCTCTGCTTCAAGGGTGGGAGAGGACGGGGGCGAAGGACGAGACTTCTTCTTGTTGGAGGACAACAGCTTTAGAAGactcttcttttctctctgcaaAAAACCCCAGCAACAATTAGATGGTAGAAACGAACAGATCTTAAAATCATTTACATGTCTTTATATCTTTGAAGAGACtcattttattgacaaaaacaaacactgttgAGAATGATTTTGTTGTATCCTATAGCAGCAATAGCCACAATATTGCCGTTGCCTGGTAACCTACCAGTTGGTGTTAATCTGATAAGTTTGTATGAGCAACTTCAGGTCCAACTAATCAAAGAATTTTGCCAAAAGTTGTTACAGAGTGAAGAACGCTCAAAGTTAGTCTATCTAAAACAAATTCATTCAGGCTGCAGCTACAGACAGCTAGTCCTCCACAGCCGATGCAgagtttcaccaactcaaatttaagaccttttaatACCactatgaataaaatttaagacctatatCACAACAGAATGCACAGGCAACAGAAGACTGCCAGTGGCGAAAACGCAGACGGTTCAGTCAGCTGGCAATAATTTTACACTTACCCATGATGgatgcaaaaaagctagctagctaggatttattagcagctagttagcactAGCCTCAACTGCCTCGAAATACATAGTCAAGATTTCTGCGTCAGACTCAAAACTTTTGCTTGACAGAAAAGTCTCACAAGAAAAATGAACTACATAGAATACatgagattaaatatttttaaaatcatacaatttaaaacctgtgataaatgtatttaaggctaaatgaaatattttctaatgtAATTTCCTCCTTCACCATATTGTACATTTGTCAATTCAGCCATTTCATAACTGACGAAAACGTTCAATTGAAATCAACACTGGGGGCATATCATCCAACTtcagcagaaaacaggaaggctATAAGATATATTCAAGTTggtctttttctcctttctaGGCTTCAACCTTAGTCTGTCATGTAATATAATGTTAGGTATACAACTACAGTTCCCTGGAGGAGAGGAATGACATACACATGCTGTATGAGACGGGTATCCTGGCAGAAAACATATCTAATCATGCCTTTAGGCGAACAACGGTTGTTCCCCCGTTTGTCAGGCGCTCTTCACCGAGCCTAGGTGCTCCATCCAGGTGATAAAACCTGACAAAAGTGTGGAGTGAAGATCAACAAGCAGCAGAGCACAGGTCCATTTTTAATGATGTCCATGAGGCTGCTACACTCCAGCTAGAGTTAGCTCTCTCAGCCTGAGGCAATTGGGAGACTGATGCTCCTATAAGCTGGGGGAAAGGCCTCAACGATCCAATAAGACAGTCTCTGTCTTGACAAGCTCTGCGCCTGGGGGTGTTGGCAAAGCTCACAAACAGTTGATCGGACAGCCACATCCTCTGTGAATGACCAACTTAGACACACAGTGCGTGCACAAGATGCAGGAAGCTCAACCTCCTCTGTTCCACAGAAAGAAAGGGGAGACGataaaaaccacagagctcAATCTTCATGGAGGTGTAGTCTGATGGAATAACTATATATTTATCATGAACTCTATACTAGGTGGCTGAACAGAGAGAGTATGGAGGTAACTGAGCATCAGTGAGGGCAAGAAGTAAGGCAGCCTTGTATGAGAAAAACTTCACTTGACTGGCAGAAATGGAGAAGCAGAGGCCCTGCCCTAAACGAGTGCAGGGCCAAAGAATTGGCACCTACCGTAATTTCATTAAAGCCCACATCGGAAGCAGCTCTTAGAAAACCTAACTAGTTAGGATATGTTAGCAGTGAGTTAGCATCGGTAGCCTAGATGCAGTGAAGATGTCTGAGtgcgactcaaacttttgcctgacagaaaaagTCCCGcaagaaaaaacagacaaaatttaagacctcgGAATATAGTATTAAAGGccaactctttaaaaaaaaaaaaaaattaatttaagacatatggtcttaattttagatacatgaatttaagactttttaaaaatgcgtGAGACCCTGTCTGGTAGCAATGAAGTCGATTGGAGCTTTGCCACTCTGGTTTGATAGCTGAGCTAGTGAAGCCTCCAGTCCTTCTTCAAGAACTTCCTCCTGGACAGACTCTGATCTTAACAGAACATCCTGCACAGTCAGAATCTGACAGAAGTGTTTCAGAGTTAGCAGGGTGGCAAGTATCTGGAATAGCAATATtcttctgtaaaatattaacaatataGCAAGAAacttgattttctgtttaaaatatgagTAACTAGatcattttatacatttcagaaaatgtttgtgtaaacaTCGCGAATactgatatttttatataatcaaTTGGTGAATTTGATCCGCCTAGCAATAAGAAATTCCTTGAAAGTTTTTGCTCACAAAATCTTTACAGAGTAGAAACGTCCTACCTTCACATCCTTGTCCAGTCTGCAGGCAAGAGCTGAGTTGGACGAGGGATTGAGGGCAGAGTTACTCCCGACAGGAACGGGTCTCAAAGCGTCGCCGTCCAGAGACGCGGCGCTCACGTTGGGTGGGGTCAGAGAAGCAGCAGCGCAACCCATCGCCACCCCCACCCGACTACAGCCTTGAGCGGGACTGGTGGAGGACTGGGAGCAAATGGCAGCGTGTGGGAGGTAAGTCACAGACTGGATGGGCGTCACTGCAGCTGTGGGTCTGTCCTGACTGTGACAAGCAGCTGCAAAGACCACAGAAACGGCATGAGATGGAAACTCTCATTCACGCCTTTAGGCAACATCTGTGCGCTTTACCTGTTCTGACAGCGTTGCGAGCCTGATTCACAGTCATCTGCGAGTTGACGTGCAGGGGAACCTTTGGCTGCTGGCCTGTGGCCGTCTGG is part of the Xiphophorus hellerii strain 12219 chromosome 9, Xiphophorus_hellerii-4.1, whole genome shotgun sequence genome and encodes:
- the cbr4 gene encoding carbonyl reductase family member 4, encoding MSRLAVVCGGSRGIGEAVARLLAERGCRVAVVSRNQEAAEAAVAALHGADHRAFSCDVSKEQQVQETFETIQKTCGDIAYLVNAAGINRDALLLRTKPEEMVAVLHTNLLGPMLTCRAALRSMLRTPGAAIVNIGSVVGLKGNCGQCAYGASKAGLEGFTRSLAKEVASRNIRVNLLAPGFIHTDMTVGLKEEARARSIPLGRFGTPEEVATAVLFLLDSSYVTGQVLVADGGLQLAM